A region from the Halomarina litorea genome encodes:
- a CDS encoding gamma carbonic anhydrase family protein, which translates to MVIRSFDGVEPEIHESAYVDESAVVVGDVTLEAEASVWPNVTLRGDHGAIVLREGANVQDNAVCHEGTEIGPYATVGHTAIVHAATVGERAMVGMGAVVLDGATVGERALVGAGSVVTEGTDVPPETLVAGTPAEVIKEVSDSPWTAAGDRYVDLSREHMATSERLD; encoded by the coding sequence ATGGTCATCCGTTCGTTCGACGGGGTGGAACCGGAGATACACGAGTCGGCGTACGTCGACGAGTCGGCGGTCGTCGTCGGGGACGTGACGCTCGAAGCCGAGGCCAGCGTCTGGCCGAACGTCACCCTCCGGGGGGACCACGGCGCCATCGTCCTCCGGGAGGGCGCGAACGTCCAGGACAACGCCGTCTGCCACGAGGGGACCGAAATCGGGCCGTACGCCACCGTTGGCCACACCGCCATCGTCCACGCCGCCACCGTCGGAGAGCGGGCGATGGTCGGGATGGGCGCGGTGGTCCTCGACGGCGCGACGGTCGGGGAACGAGCGCTCGTCGGCGCCGGGAGCGTCGTCACCGAGGGGACCGACGTGCCCCCGGAGACGCTGGTCGCGGGCACCCCCGCCGAGGTAATAAAGGAGGTGAGCGACTCGCCGTGGACGGCCGCGGGCGACCGCTACGTCGACCTCTCGCGAGAACACATGGCGACGAGCGAGCGCCTCGACTGA
- a CDS encoding esterase/lipase family protein, with protein sequence MSLGNLNHDRGPPEGLLGNLRGLQRARQQGGCSVGCRSRRTDDARLPWEAFDRYGGWGGHAFHGTDPGTDRTPVVFVHGNQRDACDWEEHAEFFLKRSYTGDELWAISFDDGSPTHRAMASQLDHFVGKVREHAGVEEVSVVAHSLGVTGVRHWLYDRDRYDWVDTFVGLAGANHGTVLSSWCATAGLTSGTYKMSPFLRADYAIREDHPLAKLNEDETPGDVDYYTIRGSHDPLFWRCERSPELDGAVNLELPVDHDGVRTDREAIEHVFEWVSGTDPYDLRHHVGLPESAENAAD encoded by the coding sequence GTGTCTCTTGGCAACCTGAACCACGACCGGGGGCCACCGGAGGGCTTGCTCGGCAACCTCCGGGGGCTCCAGCGTGCACGACAGCAGGGTGGTTGTTCGGTCGGGTGTCGGTCGCGCAGGACCGACGACGCGCGCCTCCCGTGGGAAGCGTTCGACCGGTATGGCGGCTGGGGGGGTCACGCGTTCCACGGCACCGACCCCGGAACCGACCGGACGCCGGTCGTGTTCGTCCACGGGAACCAGCGCGACGCCTGTGACTGGGAGGAACACGCCGAGTTCTTCCTCAAGCGCAGCTACACCGGCGACGAACTGTGGGCCATCTCCTTCGACGACGGGAGTCCCACCCACCGGGCGATGGCCTCGCAACTCGACCACTTCGTCGGGAAGGTCCGCGAGCACGCGGGCGTCGAGGAGGTGTCGGTCGTCGCCCACAGCCTCGGCGTCACCGGCGTCCGCCACTGGCTCTACGACCGCGACCGGTACGACTGGGTGGACACCTTCGTCGGCCTCGCGGGGGCCAACCACGGCACCGTTCTGAGTTCGTGGTGCGCCACGGCCGGCCTCACGAGCGGGACGTACAAGATGAGCCCCTTCCTCCGAGCGGACTACGCCATCCGCGAGGACCACCCGCTCGCGAAACTCAACGAGGACGAGACGCCCGGCGACGTCGACTACTACACCATCCGGGGGAGCCACGACCCCCTGTTCTGGCGCTGCGAGCGCAGCCCCGAACTCGATGGCGCCGTCAACCTCGAACTCCCCGTCGACCACGACGGCGTCAGAACCGACCGCGAGGCCATCGAACACGTCTTCGAGTGGGTCTCGGGGACCGACCCCTACGACCTGCGCCACCACGTCGGCCTGCCGGAGTCGGCCGAGAACGCGGCGGACTGA